Genomic window (Branchiostoma lanceolatum isolate klBraLanc5 chromosome 13, klBraLanc5.hap2, whole genome shotgun sequence):
tcacgtttACGTGTCATACCTACATATTGTGATATTACTGAAGCCATGGATTGCTCTCATACCATGACAAAGGcatggagttgatcagtcgaaaatttgagtAAGTTTTTTCTAACTTGGCTATTACAGTCTAAATTTGATCCAGATCAATCCCTTTCGTGTTAGTTGTCTTTAAAAGTAGCCATTCAAGCCCCTTAGTCTGCAGCTTTCCATGTCTATATGTAGCTACAAACCAAGATACGGTTGATTTGTAGAGCGCAATCTAACGCGCACTTCTTGTTCAGCTAAGGTGCCCCAGGGCACCTCATATGAGAATCAGAACCAAACTGGTACTTGTGATATCCACATGACGATCTATTCTACAATGATAAAATAACtctcaacaagaaaaaaaagtgcaGTCACGATGTGAtagatgttcagcaccaaggacaggtttttGATATCTGATTCGTCTGCAGATAGTCCAAACAATGGGAACAATGTCCCGTCATGTAACACTGTACATAGTTTTATGTCCCTCGTGCTCTTTCAAAGGGCGCACTAGGATTCGAATGTGCGAACAAGAATCGAAAACTATAAGCATCGAAACTATATGCCCACCTCTCATACTGATAACGCAATCCGTACCgtcaaaacaaatgaataagcaaacaaacaaacaaacaaacaacaaacaaaaacaatcccCACCCCTCCCGAGTAGCTGTTGTTGAGGTTGAGGAAGTAGATCTCCTCCCAGCCGTCTCCGTCGACGTCACAGGCCGCCACACCGATTGCGTCACCCCTGACGTCACGCAGGGGGTAGTAGGGCGAGCTGGGGTCGTCCACTGCGATGTTCTCATACCTCTGGGCTGCGGCGTTCCACTTTAGGACTAGGTTTGGGCCGTTGTAGCTGAAATGTAATGGTCCCAAGTTATACAGTGATCAACTAACAGTACTATATATTTGTTGGAATCGTCCACTGCGATGTTTCCGTATCTCCGGGCTTCGGCGCGGCGTTCCACTTAAGGACTAGGTTTAGGCCGTTGTAGCTGAAATGTAATGGTCCCAAGTTATACAGTGATCAACTGACAGTACCATATCTTTGTTGGAATCGTCCACTGCGATGTTTTCGTATCTCCGGGCTTTGGCGTTCCACTTTAGGACTAGGTTTTGGCCGTTGTAGCTAAAATTAAGAATCAAGGAATTAAGTCACTTCGTTTTCTACTATTCATTGAAGTGTAGTCTTCCTTTCAGTGTCCATGAAGCTAACTTCCGAATTCGGCGAAAAGCAAATCCCATTAAGTTGCTGTCATGTGATTCTGGCGTCCGTCACGTTCAAGGCCTTAAGGGTTAAAGACACGCGTGAAGTTTTCATTACCAGTATCTGAGATATAATCCCAACATTTGATTTCTCTCTATAGCTCAACATACTTAAGTTTTGTTGCTGAGTATTCAGAGAGGGGTACAGTGTGACCGTTTCCTTTCATGGAATGGCTAAAATCATCCAAATGTACTTCTTTCCTTCACAAAGCTTCCGAGGGGAATTCGCTGCGCGGTTTAGGATAGAAAGGTAGCGTGGCCGAGCGGTCTAAGGCGCTGGTTTTAGGCACCAGTCATTTCGatggcgtgggttcgaatcccaccgctgccaaGAACCTTTTTAACTTCCCAAAACAACCTGCAAAACGCGATGACGTTACTAACCCTATTTGGACGTCTCAAGATTTGCCTTTTACTTGAAGACGTAATGATGTAATAGACCGAATCTTGAATACGTGGAGGCGTAACAGACAATACTCTGAAGCCGTAATAATGTTCATTGTAACAGACCATATTTGACCGTGATGACGAAACACGCCATATTTGGAACACACCATATTCGGAAAACTTGGTGACGTTACAGACCATATTTGAAAGACGGGTTGTCGTAATGACCATATTTGGAAGACGTAATGACATCACACACCATATTAGGAAGACTTGTGACGTTACAGACCATATTTGGAATTAAGACGTGATGACGCACTCACCCGGCGACGACGAACTCCATGTTGCCATCGTGATCGACGTCAGTGACGGCGACGCCGTAGTTCTTCTGAGTCGGGTTGGACGTCTGGTCCGGCGGCAGGGCCCAGTCTGTCATGCTCTCAAACATACCGGGCGTCTGAAATGGAAAGTTATCTCTGTTAAGCTCACAGTTAATGATAATGACGTTTAATAGAACGTTGTGTAAAGGGTGCACCACTGTGTCGGGTTGGAAGGGGCCCGGTGGGTTATGCTCTTGAATTTCCCGGGCGTCTGTAAAATGGAAATCTGTCTCCACTTAGCTCACAGAGAGTGAatgtagaaagaaaggaaacgTTGTGTACAGGTGACAGCGACAGCATATCTTTTTCTGAGCCGGGTTGGACGTCTGGTCAACGGCAAGACCCAGTCTGGCATGCTCTCAAACATACTGGGCGTCTGCAAAATGGAAGGTTATCTCCGCTTAGCTCACAGAAAAGTGAAAATAAAGGAACAGGTGACGTCATAGTTCATCTGTGTCGTGTTAGAAGTCTTGTTCGGCGGTAGGGCCTGGTCAGTTATGCTCCCAAACATCCCGGGCGTCTGAAAAATATCTCTGTTCAGCTCACGCAAAagtgaaaagaaaaacagacgTTGTGTACGGATGACGCCGCCACCGAAGTTCTCAAGAAAGTGCTAATAAGATAGGGTTGATTGGTAACAATTtccactttttttctttttttttcttaaaaaaaaagattttctctCAAAATTGTCGACATGTTACCTATTATGCAGGAGTCGGAAAACGGCTTCTAACccaacatcttcttggagatgaGGATGCGAACCAAACGCAGGTGCACTATCGCTACCCACCTGTCGGGAGGATCTGTGGTGATGCCCGCGGCGTCCATGTGAGCTGTGGTGACTTGCCCCTGTGGCGCTCTCTTCTGTAGCTCTGTGGGCATAGTGGCTGCCGTCTGGCGAGGTGCGGGCACGCGTAGAGGCGCTGTGTTCTTCTTCATTATAGGCGCTCTTCAGAATAAGGAGAAACGCGCCGAGAAAGTTAATTggaggtttgttttgttttgttttgttttgtatcgcAAGAAATGTCGACAGAAGAAGTCAGTGTAATGGGAATGCTATTTCTATGCAAGCCCTAGTTTGCTGACAGGACAATATGTGGTGTGGTGACATTTAGCCACAAACACATTCTTGTCGTAAGATTTTCAGCAAACAATGACTGGAGCGACCGTCGACAATCTACGACAACCTTTTCAGACATAAGACAACTGAATATGTTTTTATCAGTTTTTGTACGGCACATCTAACGTTAGGACTATCCTGATAATGTTCTTACTTTGCTGTCTATAGACCCAAAATAAGTGACAGGAACCTTACCTGACACATAATCCTTTCTTGTCCGACGAGCTCGTGCCCCTCCTCACAGGTGTAGTGCATCGTCCTGGTGACTGTGTCGCCGCCATGCACTTCCGCTGGGCCTTCATGGACGTATCCGTTGAGTATCTCTCGGGGCGCCATGCAGTCTGCGCCGAGGGATGAGTGAGCATCGCCCGATGTGCTTTCAACGGGGTCGGACGCCGGAGCGGGGGTAGGCTGGATGCAGACGTTACGCAAGACTTCTGACCGGACCTCTTCGTACAGTTGGGCGTATGTTGTTACAACTGTAGCCTGGAAATAGACTGCTGGGCTGTCGCATGAGCTTGCCTTCCAAATAAAGTTAAGGTTTTGAAAAGACAGTCGGTCCGGGTTGCTGTGAGTCACCGCGCTGCCTGCAGAACCACCGCAGTCGAGTAGCTTCGTCCCCGGGGGAGGGTCGACCCAGGTCCCGACGATGTCGCCACCCGTCTCGGTACGGGCTTGGAGGAGGAACCCGCGAAACCCGGCGGTGCCGTTCAGCGTGACTGTCCACTCGCCCGGCGTCGGCGTCGGGGTGAGGAACACACCGTGGCCGCCGTAGCCATCTCTCGGGGGCAGACCGTGCCCGGTCCGCATGGACTCGCACTGCGACACCGGCGCTCCCGACGGCCATCCCTCCACATATGTGCCACAAACAAGGACAAACAGGGCCAAAAACGCTGCCATTTTGCGCGTTTGGAATCGGGTTCTCTTTCGTAATGAAAACTTGCCAAACCTGTTGCGCAGCTGAATTTTCAAGCCCCTGGCTGGTCCCAGAGAGACGATGTCCTTTTTAAATAACACCCCttacgtaaaaaaaaaactcccgtCGAGCTTTGCGGGCAAACGTAATCAAGGACTTCCCTAAAAGTGGGACATCAGGAACATATTGACCCTCCTGATTTGACgactgataaaaaatcatacatttttttaaacctaATTACTTTTTAGCCAGTACCGTTATCTTATTATTCtattacattcatttttctaATAGAAATATGCTGTGATATTTCCTACTTATTTTTGTCGGTATTCTTCGTCTAGTCAGGCATTATGGCCATTGCTCAATTCAGTCAAACAAGTTCGAGACCTTTTCGTCCATAATAAAGTTGCTGTTTGTTTTGTCTTGCTTTGTTTACAGGTTAGTTGTgtaactgtttctttgttttcagtCCAGGGCTTGTACTTGAAAAATGCCACTGACTTGTCCGCCAATATCTAGAGGCGACACAAATAAGAATTTTACTCTATGTCTCAACTATATATGTTACGCGTGTcattttaaatacatgtatcatgattaTGTAGTTGATTATGTTATCCCTCCCTCTTAAAATCGTAAGATTAGGAAATCATAAGGGCTATTGTCAAAACGTCTCCATATAACAACATTCTTTTTTACAAAATGCCTGGAGACAAGGTTGCCGATTTTTCGACAGAACGCTGTGCaaatttgcttcaaaccatctCAGGCCTTTGTCGGCGGATTGTCGACACAAAGACGAACAAAGTTCAGAGCAAAAAATGACAAGCTATTGTCTCGATTGTGGTGATTGGTCACTTGAACTGTTGATCAAAGGATCAGGCGATGAGGTGACGTAACAAGCTTGCGTAACGGCTCGGTTACATTCGTCGtagtccctaccagactaactacgccggctatagagagaacatttgccgggggactttggccattgAGGGTAACATTCGCCTATTAgaccgtagccaactcccttcatacaattgactatATTGGCCAATTTCGACTATTTTCtgagcgacccgcggagactggtagaggctattcgtggtaggtcgtcgtacgattttgatgtcgtataATTTCAATCAGGCTGCCATACACGAACCACCCATCCACAATAACCCAATACAGTCGTGTCTATAACAAGACAGGTAGATGTCGTACATGCACGACCACTCCAAGAATGACCTCCGTATGACGTTCGAACGACGAATACGACTCTGGGCCCTAAACATTACCCAATTGAGTAAGGCCCCACTTTTTATCCTCGAAATGTGCGCGTTGAGTAACTATTATTGGATTTGCATGTCCTATGACGTTATTAAttgaatatgatccatgatgtaaaagtttgaaacttaaATTTGATAGACAGCAACACACGAAACTTACAAAATTCACTTGAAGTGCTGCCAAGTACCCAGTTTTAGTGACCCGAAGAGCTTACGTAAGCTTTACTTGATTGTGTAACAGGTTACACAACTTCAGGGTTCTTTTTTTAGttcatcacagcaaggaggctATATAAAATCTCCTTGATCACAGCAAGACTTCCTGTCTTGACATCGTTTAGCTAAGGAGGTCCTTTAATAGACTACTATGTGCGGTTTTCTGATTGTGTGTCAGATTTCTGATCCAACTCGGTTTCTGACTTATCTGCCAGGAGATGAGTTTCTGACATCCGTCAAGCAGTGCAGCCAGTTATTTTAGAACTTCCTTCGACTTCGCGGCTCTTGTTTATTTGCTTCAAGACAGAATGAAGTCAGCTGGAGAGCCACGTGGAAATTGTAAACAGCTTACATAAACGTCTTGTAATCGCCTTACACAATCTAAGCAGTGCAGCAGGTTAGAAGTCGGGGCTCGTACTGTTTATTTGCTTATTTCTTGAAGACAGAATGAAGTCAGCTGCGGAGCCACGTGGGGATCACAAACAGCTTACATAAGCGCCTTGTAATCGTCTTACACAATTGCAATCTAAGAAGGCCTCCAGCCGTGTCTGTAATCTGTTTGTCTCACAAGGCAGATGGTGCTGTAGCGGTACACAAGCGTTCTTATAAGCTGGTGGTTCCTTTTGATGTCGATTTAAGTTTCTCTTCTAATCTGTTTGTTAAGTCTTATTCGTAGGGCGGCTGCTGCTGTAGCAAGGAAGATTAACTTAAACTCAAAACAGTAGCGGTCGGGctaccctgggggccagacaccgtatatcggctagccaccaagcaccgcacgcgcgcccaagctttcccggcccaccctcccgctgtcccccgaagaccgaccccgccccactctccgctgtaaacccaagatcTGCTAGCCATATACGGATATGCTtgcgtgcggtgcttggtggctagccgatatacggtatctggcccccagggtacgGTCGGGCATGTTTTGTGGCTCTTTTGTGGCCTGTCTACTAATCTCAAAGGAGGTCTATTGGTGGCAAGGCGGTATCAAAAGAGCTTGGATACTTTTGATACCGCTCTGCCGCcgacagatctgcttggagatcactttTCTACATCTCTGTCGACTATGacactttttttctgttccatCTATCTCTATTATACTAGTATTTGGCGAGGAGTTATAAATGATACATCGCTAGATATACGTGCTAAATGTTTCAACAACATGGGTGAAATACTGTGACTGAgtcagatccttacatctgcttggagattatactcGAGTGCCAGCTGTTGCAATGCGCGTCTGGTGGTTCCAAACTTACACAACCATCATTAAAACCGCCTTACACAATTTCTGGTGGCGTCCTTTGACTTTTGTGAGTCTACAGCAGGACCAAATTAACAGTAGAACGACGTGTTTTAGAAATGTCAACATGATAGTTCGCTTGGTAGTAGCTGTATGAATAACGTTTGTAACTTCAATaacttcacctttgacaaaccaataaacaaacatcaACTAATGTAAAGGTAAAGTTTACGTTTATTTGCAAGGTCTTGCCCGGGGGCTAAGTGCCAACATGTAACAGTATTTATataaaagtatacagacagtgcaagttaacaatggtgacaagtggaacaagtgactattctaaaagGAACTGAGCACGGAATACAATTTTAGTAAAGCAATATTGCGTTTATTATTTCACGAAGACATGCCTTAAGACTTGTTTCGTGATACGGCTCATAGGGCAGGTATCTGCGACGTCTTGGTGTATCACGAAAACGAAGGCGGCAGAAGGGGGAGACGTTATCGCTACAACTCAAGTATGTGTCCCGACATCCTCACCAGTCAACACCTGTCAAAAATAAGGAACGCATCAATGATATgacttagggccctgtcacacttgatcGTATaaacgttgcgtgtgagttgcgtatggacaaaatgcaatacgcagccgtacgcacaacagttgtggaatttttcgattattttgacgaatATGTGACTCACATTTCGTTATTCACATGATAGAACTATTTATAACGAATAACTTGCGTATTAGCGTAACTATCATACCTACTAGGCCGTATTGTGCGTATGCCGGTGTACATAAAACTTGCACAAATTGATCGAGATGCATGTGAcatgcgtattgtgcgcacggtGGCGTATGGAAAAAATatcaatgcgcaactcacacgcaacggctatacaagtgTGACAGGTGCTCTAGATGATGCGCGTATCTTTTACCAAACAATTAATGAACTAATTCATCATTTATTCTGACAGACAGTTCTACACAGCTGTGTGGTTTCTCACAAATATATAGTAGCATACTTAACTGGCTGGTTGATTGATCACATTATATGATTCTGGTTGTATTTACATCTTACTGCAGGTACGTACATCTGTGTCTGTCTATGTGATCTGTGCCACTTGTGCACTTTGGGAGATTACCGCAAGGTGGCAGCCAATGCAGGTAACACAGAGGGTCGAATAAGGCTCCATACGACTAAAGATCCCGACAGGAGAATGCTAAATGTGCCACCAATGACACTAAAATACATTCCTCATTACATTCAACCAAGTATTATGCAATTAACAAAGACGTtcgtacaaaatatacacccttctggTGTTAGTATACGTATGAATATTACCTTACTTATTATGATTGGATGTAAGCAGGAAATAGTAACGTTGTACTTGAATGGCAATCGTGTCACAAACGCCGTTAGATAGACGACCATTTACCCGTCTATCCGGTCCGGATCCCTGCCCGCACGTTGTTGGTGTCCCTGTGTTTGGTGCACCGGCTGTAGTCGCCGTGTCTCTTCTTAGAGCGGCTGTGTAGAGACCAGCGGCCGGACGGGCTGCAGCGGCGGACGGCAAAACCTGCAGAAAAATTTGAGAATAAAATTATCACCTTTAAGGAGATGGGGAATATTGGATGTTGTCTGTTGTTCCAAAGCCTACACGCCTAGTAAATCGAATTTATTAGTGTCATACTTTACTGTGCTAAAGGTTAGTATCCATAGTaaatgtgaaaatgtgaaataatgaaagaaagaaagtttatTGTAAGTTCTTGTCCGTAGCTAATTCCAAGTATatgtaacacgaaaaatagagaaagaatgaatgaatgaatgaatgcgtgaatgaaagaaaaagaaagcccGATACAAAATTGATAAAGACGTAGGAGGCATTGATAACTAAtcaaataagaaaaatgaacgAATAGACGACTTTATCATCAAACTAGAAATATCTGTCCGCATGTCCGTACCTTTCCCGGTGAGGCCCGGGCGGAAGCTGGGACAGGGGACCCGGGCCACTCCTCCTGCCGGCGTCTCGGGCCAGCACGCCAGCCCGTCCCAGTCCTGCCGACACGACCGGCCACCTGGAGAAAACACAAAGAGAGACTGTATCATAACATATACAACATGCACTATGTCAACCCACCTGTTATAAACACTCAAGTCTCTCAACTTTGCAATTCTGGGGGCATTGCCAATGTTTTATGTAGCatatcctactctccaagcagaggagtgggttcggcaggtttttggcgtaattctaggcgtttttgtcgagacAAGAAAACCacgacaaagtagatagcccgacaaaaacgcctaaaaacacgccaaaaacctgccggacccactcctctgcttggagagtagcatatCCTTTGTAAAActgatatagatacatgtacacgaaCGGATAAAGGCCAACTAGCGCCAAGCAAAGTTTGGCTTGGCGATAaacagaaaacgggacaaaataaaaagcctgaCAGAATGCGTAAAAACGCGTAAAAGACTAGCCGAAGCGCCGGACCAGCGTTACTTACCATTTTTGAGTGTGTTGGCACGCATGGCGCCGCGGCACCGCGCACGGGCCAGTCCTAGCACCTTCCTCTGGCCCGCTTTACTCACGTCACAGTCCTGGGTATAGCATGGAGGAAGAGGCGAAAACATCAGGAAAATACAAACGTGAGCATCACATCTTTAATTTGTCGCTTGGTGGCCTTTACTACAGAAGATGAGTTCAATGGACTCtcaaatgttttacagattGGAGAAAATTAGTCGTCCAGACATGGCGTGACAAGGGCAAATTGCTAGTATATAGATCAAAATAATCTAGATGGTGGAAATTGGCGGAACGTTTGTCTATAAACATCAAGTAGACTTAAGTCTAGCATGTTGAGATTACTTAATTCAAGTATGGTGTAGTCGGTGAGAAATGTCAATTGGTCGTGGTCAAATAACCAGCCTGTGTGCCCCAGTGTCTTTGTCAGAGTAAATACCgcaagaaatacaaaataggCGTCTTATTTCTATATAGAAAAGCTTCAAATGCGTTACTTGCGTATCGAACATATCCGTGCAACGTACCTGGCATTTAGGCGGGCGCAGACAGACGTCGTTCAGCACATCCGACGTGATGCCCTCGTAAATCTTCGTGTAATGTTTGACAAAAGTCGCCTTGAAGTAGACCGGAGCGTCCTTGCAGGAAGACGCTGTCCAGGTGAAGGAAATATTGTTCATGTCCTTCCTCTTATGGTTGTGGTGCGTCACGGCACTCCCGTGGACGCCACCGCAGTCCAGCGCCTTCGTCCTCGGTGGTAGGTGCGACCAACTCCCGACGATCTTCCCTCCACGAGTCGATCTGGCCTCGAGAAGAAACCCGTGGAACGCCGACGTGCCGTTCAGCGTTATCGTCCATTTCGTCCGGGTCCCCGTGAAATCCGGCTCGGGGAAGACCCCGTACCCTCCCGTCCCCGGCTGAGGTTTGTGCCCGTGGACAGGGTGCATGGAGTCACAAGTGGCACGGGGTGCGCCGTTGGGGTAGGCGGACACAGACGCGCTTAGCGCCAAGACCAACAGGAAAGAAAACACGGCTCGCATCTCGTCGAGGGCTCGGACGATGGCTATGCACACGAGCACAAAAGCGGCGTCTTCTTTTTATACAAGGCTACCCGGCCCCCTGGTTAGACCAGAACTGATTCCTGAAACAACAATTGTAAATTTGACTGATTACCAAAACCCacaaaacatttgcataatcacacATATACAGCACACATTGACAATAAACAAGAAGGGTGTTAAACATgctattacaaaatgtacattgtatatgtttgTCAAACACCCCTTTGAAAGCACAATTTGACCGGGTTATAAGTAAAGCTGATTGGTCTGAGTGCCGACATTTCGTCGAAAAGGCAAATCCAACTTCCTCTGGGTACACAAACTTGCAAAGGCCACCCCACAAAGCCTGAGTTAGACAGGCGCTCTCTTGTGCCAAAAAGTAAACTTGATTTAGATGCAAATGACTACTTGGAAACGGGTAGAATCTTGTCTGGGTATCAAGTCGGATGAACTGTAACCGCACGCAAGGTCTTATCCATTGGTGACTGGAAGACCTTTGTGAGGTGACTAACTAGTCAGACTAAGGCTAGTCAGAGAAGAGACGCACACACTATTTCAAGTCCTCACGTCGTTTTCTGACTCGTCCCTTATTTTGAGCCAGGCGTCTGCTCAACAAGCTCTCCAAGTTCCCAATGCGTAGGTGTTAGATTCCCTCGCCTCCAATTCTAATGCCCTTTTCTCCATAATGATCCCTCTAACAACACACAGTCGCGACAACCTCCGATCTAACGATGTTTTATCCTTCTGGTCTGCGGTCTCCTCCTTCGACGTGACAAGATTATAGCATTTTCTCTGTTTAGTCTCGTCTGTTGGGTACTGAGAACCGTATTAGGCTAGTCGTAGCTACTTGTCTCAATTTTGACTGTTTGAAAACCCTGCACGGTACCTGGCAGATCCTGGGAGTCTAAACAATAAATGTCTATGCAAAGATAGAGAGGAGTCAGGTATGAAGTATTCTATTTTGCTAGCCATCAAAAGTTCACAATGTCCTgtactactacatgtaactgctaTACGTTGAGTTACAGGAAAGGTGGCTGCACCCTGACCCTCATACGAGACAATTAGCTGCTTGCATACACCTAACTCTATCTAACTTCATATGTGATCATCTGTGATTGTGCATTGGAATGGTCTTACAATAATGTTTGCCAGTTAGTCTCATAACCCTTCTCTTCACGTGCAGGACAGACGACTCGACAGTCATATCATACTGTTACAGAGGATTCGGTCATAAAGTAGTGAACATAAGGCCGGATTTTGGTGTTGCCTTAGATCATTTTCCCCATTGAGTCATTGACCCTATTCCCTatgcagaggtttcggtcggggggggggggtctagtagAAGCCGCGATTTCTTACAGCTGACCCTTAACGTAAGCCatcgcggccactactacccccccccccccgaaacctctgcttggagaatacattgACCCAAGAATTAAGAATGCTGTCTATagactagtgaccacctgtccactgtGACTATTTCGTCGAGTCCCTTGAGTGTTCCTGTGGCCATATACAATGTGCACTATCTAATGGGCGCAGTtcctgtagtttttttttttcatgttaaacACTACACGTTGCAATGTATCGGTTATCGTACAACTATAGTTACATGGCAAAGTCCAATATAACTCAACCACTTAGCCACCTCAGCAACAAAGGACTCTGAACTCCACTGTTTGCCGATTGATAACCTACACCGCTATTTTTGTACTTAACGTCAGTCGTAATTTGTCCGGCCGAGCTGAAAACTTAAACGCTCTGAATTAAAGGCCTTTTCTGGGGCAAGAGTCGTCGAAGTGAGGATGAAGGATCACTGGTATGAAACACCGAGGAGAACGGGATATCGGCTGGCCAAACACTCCGAGAAAGGGTAACCTTCGTTAACATTAGTTCgtagggttacataaatccgccactttgggTGAGAGCACgggagatctctagtgcagcacccccaggtatgcacagttaagatacgTAGGGGtccattatactgggggatgttgggttggagatctatttggatGTGTCtcttcagggtggcggaattatgtatcctggtCGAAGAATCAGAGTAGATGTAAGGTATTGTATTGTACGGGAATGAAGCATATCTTCAGTAGCAGCGCTGTAAAGAGGGCTTGTGCGAGCACAAGTTGAAtatcatgtactgtacatacatttataGTTGCGTGGAATTCGCGGCTGTATGGGAAAGGTGTTTTTGTGGTTCTAGGTTCGCGGTTGAATCAATTCTGTAGTCCAGTAGTACATGGGAAGCGCAAATacgcagtgtcatgaattcacgGTGGGCAGGTCACCGAAAGGACAAAGCGCCAACGCGAAGATTTAAAGATTTACCGTAAGATCTTTAATACTTGACTGGTTCGCATAGTGAATTTCCTTTCCAGGAAA
Coding sequences:
- the LOC136447088 gene encoding putative defense protein 1; its protein translation is MAAFLALFVLVCGTYVEGWPSGAPVSQCESMRTGHGLPPRDGYGGHGVFLTPTPTPGEWTVTLNGTAGFRGFLLQARTETGGDIVGTWVDPPPGTKLLDCGGSAGSAVTHSNPDRLSFQNLNFIWKASSCDSPAVYFQATVVTTYAQLYEEVRSEVLRNVCIQPTPAPASDPVESTSGDAHSSLGADCMAPREILNGYVHEGPAEVHGGDTVTRTMHYTCEEGHELVGQERIMCQTAATMPTELQKRAPQGQVTTAHMDAAGITTDPPDRWVAIVHLRLVRILISKKMLG
- the LOC136447089 gene encoding putative defense protein 2; translation: MRAVFSFLLVLALSASVSAYPNGAPRATCDSMHPVHGHKPQPGTGGYGVFPEPDFTGTRTKWTITLNGTSAFHGFLLEARSTRGGKIVGSWSHLPPRTKALDCGGVHGSAVTHHNHKRKDMNNISFTWTASSCKDAPVYFKATFVKHYTKIYEGITSDVLNDVCLRPPKCQDCDVSKAGQRKVLGLARARCRGAMRANTLKNGK